A stretch of the Ptychodera flava strain L36383 chromosome 18, AS_Pfla_20210202, whole genome shotgun sequence genome encodes the following:
- the LOC139116749 gene encoding QRFP-like peptide receptor has protein sequence MKETGMAECKLYQEIMDYIELHNIRLNGTNWTEYLDYDPCREEPNYPDMSMSFKSQVFLTLVFTCNMVLSIIGNVIVIIVLMCQRSGLTDLNAFLIHLAVADLTIAIFCMPFTFPTIMYGHWIFGNAMCSIVIFVQQIAVIVSVLTLTAVGVDRYFAVFYPLKVRVTKNRAKIVFILIWLLAGSLATTQTVFLRVEKRHYDGEIIFFCSEWFPNSIFARCFELIILLVTYVIPLGVLCCTYSAVGLRLWGRTIPGNADQIRDQEQARAKKKMIKMLVIIVLLFALFWLPLHIFKLVNTFHPKLYGDLRYQDTMRTINCFVLWLATAHSFVNPLVYSILNDNFRSDLHALARRCYIPVRRKRKATFSLRNRRLDSRSSLSTTRKLSLSSTSFFGRNKRLSEKSVSMKVQEDMLSK, from the exons ATGAAGGAGACAGGAATGGCGGAGTGTAAGCTTTATCAAGAAATAATGGATTACATTGAACTTCACAACATACGCCTGAATGGAACCAACTGGACGGAATACCTGGACTATGATCCATGTAGGGAAGAACCAAATTACCCGGATATGTCAATGTCGTTCAAGAGTCAGGTGTTTCTCACTTTGGTCTTTACATGTAACATGGTTCTGTCCATCATCGGTAACGTGATTGTAATCATTGTGTTGATGTGTCAGAGGAGCGGATTGACAGACCTCAACGCGTTCCTGATTCACCTTGCAGTGGCCGATCTTACCATCGCTATTTTCTGCATGCCGTTCACCTTCCCAACCATAATGTACGGTCATTGGATATTTGGCAACGCTATGTGCTCAATAGTTATTTTCGTTCAGCAG ATTGCAGTAATAGTGAGCGTGCTGACATTGACGGCTGTCGGAGTTGACCGCTACTTTGCTGTCTTCTACCCGCTGAAAGTGAGAGTCACCAAAAACAGGGCCAAGATTGTCTTCATCCTCATCTGGTTGCTTGCTGGTTCCTTAGCAACCACCCAAACGGTCTTTCTTAGGGTGGAAAAGAGACACTACGACGGCGAGATCATCTTCTTCTGCAGCGAGTGGTTCCCCAATTCGATCTTTGCCCGATGTTTTGAGCTAATTATATTGTTGGTCACGTACGTTATACCTCTAGGTGTACTGTGTTGCACATACAGCGCCGTGGGATTGCGTTTGTGGGGTCGAACTATCCCAGGAAACGCTGATCAAATCAGAGACCAGGAACAGGCAAGGGCAAAGAAGAAG ATGATCAAAATGTTAGTCATAATCGTGTTGCTATTTGCTCTCTTCTGGCTTCCTCTACACATCTTCAAGCTAGTCAATACTTTTCATCCCAAACTGTACGGTGACTTGAGATATCAAGATACGATGAGAACCATCAATTGTTTTGTCTTATGGCTGGCCACAGCTCACAGCTTTGTAAATCCTTTGGTATACAGCATTCTCAATGATAATTTTAGG AGTGATCTTCATGCTTTAGCCCGGCGCTGTTACATTCCCGTGCGCAGAAAACGTAAGGCAACCTTCAGTCTTCGGAACCGCCGATTGGACAGCCGATCCAGCCTATCAACGACTCGCAAACTATCGCTATCTTCCACGTCATTTTTCGGGAGAAACAAGCGTCTCTCTGAGAAGTCTGTCAGCATGAAAGTACAGGAAGACATGCTGTCAAAATAG